A stretch of Lactuca sativa cultivar Salinas chromosome 6, Lsat_Salinas_v11, whole genome shotgun sequence DNA encodes these proteins:
- the LOC111899324 gene encoding probable trehalose-phosphate phosphatase D encodes MTNPNAVVSDTQSAIGMAITVAVNSSSLYSPSVPNSPYNITLFSRNKFPKSTIETAASSAGGHAGLAKNIAWVDAMRASSPTRNSSEDTEDKKAWIIKHPSALGVFEEIMSAAKMKQVVIFLDYDGTLSPIVPNPDQAYMAPEMREAVKNVAKYFPTAIVSGRCRAKVYNFVRLSELYYAGSHGMDIKGPSSGKHQKGNQNVLCQPAKEFLPMMAEVYKHLLEKTKDIPGANVENNKFCLSVHFRCVEEQNWSDLADRVKFVLKDYPKLRLTQGRKVLEIRPTIKWDKGKALEFLLESLGYANSKDVLPIYIGDDRTDEDAFKVLRKQGQGFGILVSKIPKETDATYSLQEPSEVMHFLQRLVTWKRGVLRSH; translated from the exons ATGACTAATCCAAATGCGGTGGTTTCCGACACGCAGTCCGCCATTGGCATGGCTATCACGGTGGCCGTCAATAGTTCATCTCTCTATTCCCCCTCGGTTCCCAATTCTCCTTACAACATCACTTTGTTTTCAAGAAACAAGTTCCCCAAGAGTACTATCGAAACAGCCGCCTCCTCCGCCGGAGGACATGCTGGATTGGCCAAGAACATTGCATGGGTCGATGCTATGAGAGCTTCTTCTCCGACCAGAAACTCTTCTGAAGATACAGAAGATAAGAAAGCTTGGATT ATTAAGCATCCTTCAGCATTGGGTGTGTTTGAAGAGATCATGAGTGCTGCAAAGATGAAACAAGTTGTGATTTTTCTTGATTATGATGGCACTTTGTCTCCCATTGTTCCAAACCCTGATCAAGCTTACATGGCTCCTGAg ATGAGAGAAGCAGTGAAGAATGTTGCAAAGTACTTTCCAACAGCCATTGTTAGCGGGAGGTGCAGAGCCAAG GTTTATAATTTTGTAAGACTATCCGAATTATACTACGCGGGTAGTCATGGTATGGACATCAAGGGTCCATCGTCTGGCAAGCATCAAAAA GGTAATCAAAATGTGCTATGCCAACCAGCCAAGGAATTTTTACCAATGATGGCTGAG GTTTACAAGCATCTATTAGAAAAAACAAAGGACATTCCAGGTGCCAATGTGGAAAACAACAAGTTCTGTTTATCTGTACATTTTAGATGTGTTGAAGAACAG AACTGGAGTGATTTAGCAGATCGAGTTAAATTTGTTCTTAAAGATTACCCAAAGCTTCGGTTGACTCAAGGCCGAAAAGTCCTGGAGATTCGACCAACTATCAAGTGGGACAAAGGCAAAGCCCTTGAGTTCTTGTTGGAATCATTAG GTTATGCTAACTCAAAAGATGTCTTACCTATCTACATAGGAGATGATCGTACAGATGAAGATGCCTTCAAGGTATTGCGTAAACAAGGACAAGGATTTGGTATTTTGGTATCTAAAATACCTAAAGAAACTGATGCTACTTATTCTTTACAAGAACCATCGGAG GTTATGCATTTTTTACAACGTTTGGTGACATGGAAACGAGGGGTTCTACGCAGTCATTAG